From one Dermacentor silvarum isolate Dsil-2018 chromosome 3, BIME_Dsil_1.4, whole genome shotgun sequence genomic stretch:
- the LOC119446887 gene encoding DNA polymerase interacting tetratricopeptide repeat-containing, protein of 47 kDa gives MDEEERLKVLEKLQQDEEEFFANLKPSKYQDGWNEETWEKEMEEHPLFATKLPDNADLPPLVEAMQQLKYDAELNGPEDLAEQYKADGNNNFKLKKYRWAVISYTEGLRQKCKNLELNAQLYCNRAAAHFRIKNYGSALADSTAASKLKPNYTKAMTKAALCCWELERYQECIDWCKKLLELDPANAEMKTLKEKAEKALKLDERNRRKAELKAKQEAQREAALRSALSERGIELPKAKDEELECSSFEALTPTHPALQGHRVHLSPTGDGLVWPAIFLYPEVMESDFVQSFDESSTFGDQLELLFGDPHSQPEWNANGRYTPNHVSVWFKDHFTGKPVAISPATTLRTVVFNKRFHIDNGTASFWILPKGTEYEARFLADTGSR, from the exons ATGGATGAGGAAGAGAGACTGAAGGTGCTTGAAAAACTTCAACAAGATGAGGAGGAGTTCTTTGCCAACTTGAAACCAAGTAAATATCAGGATGGCTGGAACGAAGAAACATGGGAAAAG GAAATGGAAGAGCATCCCCTGTTCGCCACAAAGCTGCCGGACAATGCAGATTTACCACCGCTAGTAGAAGCTATGCAGCAGTTAAAGTATGATGCTGAACTGAATGGCCCGGAAG ACTTGGCTGAGCAGTACAAGGCTGATGGAAACAACAACTTCAAGCTGAAGAAATACCGCTGGGCGGTCATTTCATACACGGAGGGGCTCAGGCAGAAGTGCAAGAACCTTGAGCTTAACGCCCAGCTGTACTGTAACAGGGCAGCAGCCCATTTTCGGATAA AAAATTATGGCTCCGCCTTGGCTGACTCAACAGCTGCTTCAAAACTCAAGCCAAACTACACGAAAGCAATGACGAAAG CTGCCCTATGTTGCTGGGAATTAGAACGTTATCAGGAGTGCATAGACTGGTGCAAGAAGCTTTTGGAG CTTGACCCTGCAAATGCAGAAATGAAGACGCTGAAAGAGAAGGCAGAGAAAGCACTG AAATTAGATGAGCGGAACCGGAGAAAAGCTGAGCTTAAGGCAAAACAGGAGGCCCAGCGGGAAGCAGCTCTCAGAAGTGCTCTTTCG GAACGAGGCATTGAGCTTCCCAAAGCTAAGGATGAGGAACTGGAATGCAGCAGCTTTGAGGCGCTCACGCCCACCCACCCTGCCTTGCAGGGACACAGGGTGCACCTGTCACCGACAGGCGATGGTCTCGTGTGGCCAGCCATTTTCCTCTACCCTGAG GTGATGGAGTCAGACTTTGTGCAAAGCTTTGACGAGTCTTCCACCTTCGGAGACCAGCTTGAGCTACTGTTTGGAGACCCTCACAGTCAGCCAGAGTGGAATGCTAACGGTCGCTACACTCCCAACCATGTTTCA GTTTGGTTCAAGGACCACTTCACcggaaagcctgtggccatttcACCAGCGACTACACTGAGGACAGTAGTTTTTAACAAAAG GTTTCACATCGACAATGGGACTGCATCCTTTTGGATCTTACCCAAAGGCACGGAGTATGAGGCACGTTTCCTTGCTGACACTGGCAGCAGATGA